The DNA sequence CGGTGCCGGTCTGGGCGTCGCGCAGGTAGGCGAAGGTGGTAGCCGGCAGGTCGAGCAGGGCCGCGGCGCGCAGGGTATAACTACCGCTCTGGGCTACTTCCACCCGCAGCGGCACCAGCACGTCGGTGGTCGTCAGCGCGGGCAGGGCATTGATGGACAGACGCAGGGCGTTGCTGGTTTCGGTGGCCAGCAGCGGGGCCGCGCCGGCCGTCAGCTTGTAGGCGTCCAGGGCCGAATCGAAGCCGGGGGTGGCGGCGGCAGTAAAGTAGAGCAGCGTCTCATCGGCCGGGCCGGCGGTGCCGCGCAACTCCAGGCGCACCGAGGGATTAGTGCTGGTGCCCCGCTGGAAGATGGGCGTACGGCCGTCGGTGATGCGGGCCGCGTTGGTGAAGCTCACCTGCCCGGTGGTCGTGCCCGGGGTGCTGACGCGCACGAAGAAGCCCTGACCCAGGGCAATGGCGTCGGTGCCGCCGTTGGTGCCCACGCCGCCCGAGCCGGCTACGTAGCTGGAATAGGTGCCCGCGTACTGGCCCGTCGAGCGGTACACGTACACGGCGCCGTCCACGTTGGAGAGGCCCACCAAATCCCAGTCGATGGGCGAGGGGTAGGGGTTGCCCAGCAGCTGCCAGCCGGTAGCATCCTGGGCCGCGGGCGTGCCGTTGGGCACCGTGCCGCGCGCCAGGCCGCCCTTCGTAATCGGGCCGTTGTTGAGCGTGCCCACGAAGTCGACGGTCTGGGAAGCGGGAATGTTGACGGTGTAGCCCCGGCCGGTTTCCAGCCCGTCGCTCAGGTCTGCCGGCGACTGGTAGCCCTTGTCGAAGTCCTTAAGGTAGTCGCCGCTGAAGCTCAGGCGGCTCTGGTCGTAGCTGAACACGGTGGGGAAGGGCGTCACCAGGCTGGGGTCGGCCGCCGAGTTGTAGGCCGGGTTCACCACGGGCGTAAAGCCGCCGGTGGTCAGGTCGGCCACGGTGCTGCCCGCCACCGGGGTGGCGTAGTGGCGGTAGCCCGCCCCACTATTTACCGAGCCGTCGATGTAACGCTGCACGGTGGCCGTGCCCAGCACCACGCTGTTGCCCACGGGCAGCACGTTGGCCGTGCCGGCCGCGCCCGACAGCAGCGTCAGGTTGCCGTTGGTGAGCACGCTGCCCCCCAGCACCAGTACCCGCTGCACCTGCACCGGCGCATTCAGCACCACCCCGCCGGTGTTCACGGTGAGGGTGTTAAACAGCGAAGTCGTGCCGTTGATGAGCTGCGTCGCGCTGTTGGTCAGCAGCAGCTCGCCCCGGTCGTCGGCGGCGGTAGTGCCCCCGTTGTTGGTGAAGTTGCCGTTCAGCGACAGCACGCTGTTAGTGGCAATGGTAAAGCGGGCCCCGCTGCCCAGCGTCAGATTGTTGGCAAACTGCGGCCCGGTTACTACCGGGTCGTTGGCGGTATCCGGAATGGTCACGTCGTCGGTGGCGGTGGGTACCTGGGCCGGGCTCCAGTTGGCGGCTCTGCCCCAGTTGGTATCCACGGCGCCGGTCCAGGTGAGGCCGCTTACGGCGGGCGTGAGCAGGGCGGCCAGGCCCGTCAGGTTCGAGCCGCTGCCGATGACGCCCAGCTGGTTGAACGCGCCCGTGGTCAGGCTCACTTCCCACAGCGACTCATTAGCCACGCCGCTGGGCGCCGCCGCCGCGAAGGCCGTGTTGGCGGGCGTAGCGGGAGTCGACAGGTCGGAGTAAATGTCGAATTCAACCCCGGTGGTGGTGTTTACCGTGATATTGGAACTGCCCAGCGTGGTGTTGGCGCCCGTGTTGGGGTTGCTGAAAATAACCACCTGGTTGGTGCTCTGGTCGTAGCCGTAGAGCGTGGTGCCGGTGGCCGCGTTGTTGTCGTTGTTGGTGTAGGCGGCTGCCGTCAGGGCCCGGCCCGTCACGCCGTCCACGATTACCACGCCGTCGGCCGGGTTCACGCGGTAGTTGTTGCCGTTGCTGCCCACGATGCGGATCCGGTCGGCGGCGGGGTTAAAGTCGAAGCCGATGCCGTTGAAGGCGGTGGTCCCGGTGCCCAGCGCATAAGCGCCCGGGCTGCCCACGGCCGTCAGCGCCCCGGTGCTCAGGTTCAGGGTGTAGAGCTGGCCGGTCTGAGCCGCGGCGTTGTAGCCCAGGGCAAACAGCTGCCCGTCCAGGGGGCGGAAATCAATGCCGGCCAGCACCTGGGAGCCGTCGGTGGGCAGGCCGGTGATGTTGACCGCCGTGCGAATCACGTTGGGCCGGCCCGAGTCGAACGACACGAGGTTGCCGCCGGCGACGCCGTAGAGCAGCCGGCCGGTGAGGGCGGCCGTGGCGTTGGCGCCTTCCAGCAGCGCCGAAACGTCGCGCACCGGTATGCCCAGCCCGATAACGCCCACGGCCGAGGCCGCGCCGGTGGTGGGGCTCAGCGCGTACAGGGTGCTGAACGAGGCCGTGGTGGTGGCGGCGTCGGCATTGGACACCAGGAAGCCCCGGTTGGTCTGGGTGGCCGCGTCGAAGTAGAAGTCTAGGTCATTTACCGCGCCGCTGCTGGGCAGCAGGCCCGCCGTCCCGAAGGCCGAGAGCTGGCCCGCGTTGGGGTTGCTCTGGGTAAAGAGCTGGTTGCGGGCGTCGTCGATGTCGAAGAGCGTGGTGCTGGTGCTGCCGGGGTAGGAGTTGGTGTAGGCCACGGCCCCGATGGTGGGCGTGCCGGTGGCCCCGCTCACGAAGTTCAGGTTGCCGTCGGTGGCCGCCACGGCGCCGTTGTTGGGGTTGAGGCGGTAGT is a window from the Hymenobacter aquaticus genome containing:
- a CDS encoding DUF4394 domain-containing protein, whose protein sequence is MPSWLRGAALGAALLLTGSPAATAQTVFGLSGTDLTSVDIANPTVRSRKTIVGVTAGQVLVGIDFRPATGQLFALGYNATAQQAQLYTLNYESPLAVTQVPATAVGGANSLNLGTNLDRIGFDFNPTVDRIRVVSTNDQNLRLNPNDGTVTPDGALAYNAGDANFGQNPFIGSVAYTNSFIGSTATVLYSVDEERSLLTIQNPPNDGKLNTTTTIKTPIPLNTPGVSTDLDIFTNPTTRVQKAYLSINGPDPEPTRAGQFVTAVYALNLGDGTVTLEGGVGGGSPFDPPTNANPAPGITDIAIRIDRTAPAPSGQLLYAVTPTGNLISFNSGRPDFLLSSTAITGLSAGQTLVGTDFRPNTGQLFGLGYNPANGESRLYIINRATAVATAVGAGPTTLDLGSTLEAVNAVGFDFNPTVDRIRVTGLNTRNYRLNPNNGAVAATDGNLNFVSGATGTPTIGAVAYTNSYPGSTSTTLFDIDDARNQLFTQSNPNAGQLSAFGTAGLLPSSGAVNDLDFYFDAATQTNRGFLVSNADAATTTASFSTLYALSPTTGAASAVGVIGLGIPVRDVSALLEGANATAALTGRLLYGVAGGNLVSFDSGRPNVIRTAVNITGLPTDGSQVLAGIDFRPLDGQLFALGYNAAAQTGQLYTLNLSTGALTAVGSPGAYALGTGTTAFNGIGFDFNPAADRIRIVGSNGNNYRVNPADGVVIVDGVTGRALTAAAYTNNDNNAATGTTLYGYDQSTNQVVIFSNPNTGANTTLGSSNITVNTTTGVEFDIYSDLSTPATPANTAFAAAAPSGVANESLWEVSLTTGAFNQLGVIGSGSNLTGLAALLTPAVSGLTWTGAVDTNWGRAANWSPAQVPTATDDVTIPDTANDPVVTGPQFANNLTLGSGARFTIATNSVLSLNGNFTNNGGTTAADDRGELLLTNSATQLINGTTSLFNTLTVNTGGVVLNAPVQVQRVLVLGGSVLTNGNLTLLSGAAGTANVLPVGNSVVLGTATVQRYIDGSVNSGAGYRHYATPVAGSTVADLTTGGFTPVVNPAYNSAADPSLVTPFPTVFSYDQSRLSFSGDYLKDFDKGYQSPADLSDGLETGRGYTVNIPASQTVDFVGTLNNGPITKGGLARGTVPNGTPAAQDATGWQLLGNPYPSPIDWDLVGLSNVDGAVYVYRSTGQYAGTYSSYVAGSGGVGTNGGTDAIALGQGFFVRVSTPGTTTGQVSFTNAARITDGRTPIFQRGTSTNPSVRLELRGTAGPADETLLYFTAAATPGFDSALDAYKLTAGAAPLLATETSNALRLSINALPALTTTDVLVPLRVEVAQSGSYTLRAAALLDLPATTFAYLRDAQTGTVVDLAQQPSYTFSAVAGSQAPRFSLLLTQSKVLTTAPAALAQQVSLYPNPAQQAVFISLPAALRQQTVAVELVNSLGQTVRRQTLAAGRAAQQDAQLPLTGVSKGVYTLRLTTAEGLVTKRLVVE